The Pseudophaeobacter arcticus DSM 23566 genome includes a region encoding these proteins:
- the gmk gene encoding guanylate kinase has product MADRRGLLIILSSPSGAGKSTLAKRLRSWDDCISFSVSATTRNPRPGEVDGQDYHFVSVDDFKSAVTENDMLEHAHVFGNFYGSPKGPVREAIENGQDVLFDIDWQGAQQIRNSELGQHTLSIFLLPPSITELRRRLESRGQDDAETIKRRMEKSWDEISHWGSYDHVLINDDLDTTEEALKTIITATRLRRIQQPQLTDHVRLLQSEFEDMS; this is encoded by the coding sequence ATGGCAGATCGGCGCGGCCTTTTGATCATCCTGTCCTCGCCCTCCGGCGCGGGCAAATCCACTCTGGCAAAGCGGTTGCGCAGCTGGGACGACTGTATCTCGTTTTCCGTTTCGGCCACCACCCGCAACCCGCGCCCCGGCGAGGTCGACGGGCAGGACTATCATTTTGTATCCGTGGATGATTTCAAATCCGCCGTGACAGAAAATGACATGCTGGAACATGCCCATGTCTTTGGCAATTTCTACGGTTCCCCCAAGGGGCCGGTGCGGGAGGCTATCGAGAACGGGCAGGATGTGTTGTTTGACATCGACTGGCAGGGGGCGCAGCAGATCCGCAATTCAGAGCTGGGTCAGCACACGCTGTCGATCTTTTTGCTGCCGCCCTCGATCACCGAGTTGCGGCGCCGACTGGAAAGCCGGGGGCAGGACGATGCCGAAACCATCAAGCGTCGGATGGAGAAGAGCTGGGATGAAATCAGCCACTGGGGCAGCTATGATCACGTCTTGATCAATGATGATCTGGACACCACCGAAGAGGCGCTGAAAACCATCATCACCGCCACCCGCCTGCGCCGTATCCAGCAGCCGCAGCTCACGGATCATGTGCGCCTGTTGCAAAGCGAATTTGAGGACATGTCATGA
- a CDS encoding ABC transporter ATP-binding protein has protein sequence MIVVEDLHKHFGGFHAVDGASLEIAKGSITGLIGPNGAGKTTLFNVIAGVLEPTSGRVTMDGEDITGLPPHELFHKGLLRTFQIAHEFSSMTCRENLMMVPGAQSGESLWNTWFGRKRIADEERALRAKADEVLEFLTISHIADLRAGEVSGGQKKLLELGRTMMVDAKIVFLDEVGAGVNRTLLYTIADAIKRLNEERGYTFVVIEHDMEFIDRLCDPVICMAEGKKLAEGTLAEIKANEQVIEAYLGTGLKNKDKLEKA, from the coding sequence ATGATCGTCGTCGAGGATTTGCACAAGCACTTCGGCGGGTTCCACGCGGTTGACGGCGCCTCGCTTGAAATCGCCAAGGGCTCCATAACCGGTTTGATCGGGCCAAACGGCGCGGGAAAAACCACCCTTTTCAACGTGATAGCAGGTGTTCTTGAGCCCACATCCGGTCGGGTGACCATGGATGGCGAAGATATCACTGGTCTGCCGCCGCATGAGCTGTTCCACAAGGGCCTGCTGCGAACCTTTCAGATCGCGCATGAGTTTTCCTCGATGACCTGCCGCGAGAACCTGATGATGGTGCCCGGCGCGCAATCGGGGGAAAGCCTGTGGAACACCTGGTTTGGCCGCAAGCGCATTGCCGATGAAGAGCGCGCCCTGCGGGCCAAGGCCGATGAGGTGCTGGAATTTCTCACCATCAGCCATATCGCCGATCTGCGCGCAGGCGAGGTATCGGGCGGCCAGAAGAAGCTGTTGGAGCTGGGCCGCACCATGATGGTGGATGCCAAGATCGTTTTCCTGGACGAGGTTGGCGCCGGGGTGAACCGCACCCTGCTCTATACCATTGCCGATGCCATCAAGCGGCTCAATGAGGAGCGCGGTTATACCTTTGTGGTGATCGAACACGACATGGAATTTATCGACCGCCTCTGTGATCCGGTGATCTGCATGGCCGAGGGTAAAAAGCTGGCCGAGGGCACATTGGCCGAGATCAAGGCCAATGAGCAGGTGATCGAGGCCTATCTGGGCACCGGGCTGAAGAACAAAGACAAGTTGGAGAAGGCCTGA
- a CDS encoding ABC transporter substrate-binding protein, producing the protein MKKLMMATAALALTAGTAYAGSHAKEVKLGVLIGFTGPIESLTAAMAAGSEMAMDEVTKSGLLLDGATVTSVRADTGCIDNGLAVANGEKLIAEGVNGIIGGDCSGVTGAILQNVAIPNGMVMVSPSATSPGLSTMEDNGLFFRTSPSDAREGQVMAEILQEKGVESIALTYTNNDYGKGLADAIKTSFEAVGGEVTIVAAHEDGKGDYSAEVASLASAGGDILVVAGYLDQGGLGIIQSSLDSGAFDTFGLPGGMIGDSLPENVGSDLDGSYGQIAGSDSQGAVIFAEQAKALGFDGTSAYASESYDAAALILLAMQAANSTDPAEYGAKIMEVANAPGEVINPGELGKALELIAAGKDVDFQGATGVELIGPGESAGSYREILVKDGMNTTVKFR; encoded by the coding sequence ATGAAAAAATTGATGATGGCCACTGCGGCTCTCGCCCTGACTGCTGGCACGGCCTATGCAGGCAGCCACGCCAAGGAAGTGAAGCTTGGCGTTCTGATCGGTTTCACCGGACCTATTGAATCGCTGACCGCTGCCATGGCGGCTGGCTCTGAAATGGCGATGGACGAAGTCACCAAATCCGGCCTGCTGCTTGATGGTGCCACCGTGACCTCCGTGCGTGCTGACACCGGCTGCATCGACAACGGCCTGGCCGTGGCCAATGGTGAAAAACTGATCGCGGAAGGCGTCAACGGCATCATCGGCGGCGACTGCTCCGGTGTGACCGGTGCCATCCTGCAGAACGTTGCCATTCCAAACGGCATGGTCATGGTTTCCCCCTCGGCGACCTCGCCCGGCCTGTCCACCATGGAAGACAATGGCCTGTTTTTCCGCACCTCGCCCTCTGACGCCCGTGAAGGCCAGGTTATGGCCGAGATTCTGCAGGAAAAAGGCGTTGAATCCATCGCTCTGACCTACACCAACAATGACTATGGCAAAGGTCTGGCCGATGCGATCAAGACCTCCTTTGAGGCCGTTGGCGGTGAAGTGACAATCGTGGCAGCCCATGAAGACGGCAAGGGCGACTACTCTGCTGAAGTGGCCTCGCTGGCCTCTGCCGGTGGCGACATTCTGGTGGTTGCGGGGTATCTCGACCAGGGTGGTCTGGGCATCATTCAGTCCTCGCTCGACTCCGGCGCCTTTGACACCTTTGGTCTGCCTGGCGGCATGATCGGTGATAGCCTGCCCGAAAACGTCGGGTCCGACCTGGATGGCTCTTACGGCCAGATCGCGGGCTCCGACAGCCAGGGCGCGGTAATCTTTGCCGAGCAAGCCAAAGCCCTGGGCTTTGACGGCACCTCTGCCTATGCCTCCGAGTCCTATGACGCGGCGGCTTTGATCCTGCTGGCGATGCAGGCGGCAAATTCGACCGACCCTGCCGAATATGGCGCCAAGATCATGGAGGTGGCCAATGCCCCCGGTGAGGTGATCAATCCTGGTGAGCTGGGCAAGGCACTGGAACTGATTGCGGCTGGCAAAGACGTTGACTTCCAGGGTGCCACCGGCGTTGAGCTGATTGGCCCCGGTGAGAGCGCAGGCTCCTACCGTGAGATCCTGGTCAAAGACGGCATGAACACCACTGTAAAGTTCCGCTGA
- a CDS encoding substrate-binding domain-containing protein — MSFVKLTASALTIAAATATAATARDQVQVAGSSTVLPYASIVAEAFGENFDFPTPVVESGGSSAGLKRFCEGVGENTIDVANASRAIKEKEIKACAEAGVTDIIEVRIGYDGIVFASDINGNEFAYTPTDWFLALSDEILVDGKMVPNPNKTWADVNPAFPAQNIQAFIPGTKHGTREVFEDKVILAGCEATGAFEHLLAHAEGDTAKAQKKAAEKACISLRTDGVSVDIDGDYTETLARIESNKDGIGVFGLAFYENNTDKLQVATMSGIVPSTESISTGEYPVSRPLFFYVKKAHIGVIPGLKEYAEFFISDEVAGPDGPLSEYGLVADPELSETQDAVANEATMGGNS, encoded by the coding sequence ATGTCCTTTGTGAAACTGACCGCTTCTGCCCTGACCATCGCCGCCGCCACCGCGACAGCTGCCACCGCGCGTGACCAGGTTCAGGTTGCAGGCTCCTCCACCGTTCTGCCCTATGCCTCCATCGTTGCCGAAGCCTTTGGCGAAAACTTCGACTTTCCAACACCTGTTGTTGAATCCGGTGGCTCCTCTGCCGGTCTGAAGCGGTTCTGTGAAGGCGTTGGTGAAAACACCATCGACGTGGCCAATGCGTCGCGCGCCATCAAGGAAAAAGAAATCAAGGCCTGCGCCGAAGCCGGCGTCACCGACATCATCGAAGTCCGCATCGGTTATGATGGCATTGTCTTTGCCTCCGACATCAACGGCAACGAATTTGCCTACACCCCCACAGACTGGTTCCTGGCGCTCTCTGACGAGATCCTGGTTGACGGCAAGATGGTTCCAAACCCAAACAAAACCTGGGCCGACGTGAACCCTGCCTTCCCGGCACAGAATATCCAGGCCTTTATCCCAGGCACCAAACACGGCACCCGTGAAGTGTTTGAAGACAAAGTGATCCTGGCGGGCTGCGAAGCCACCGGCGCATTTGAGCACCTGCTGGCCCATGCCGAAGGCGACACTGCCAAGGCACAGAAAAAAGCCGCTGAAAAAGCCTGTATCTCGCTGCGCACCGATGGCGTTTCTGTCGACATCGACGGCGACTACACCGAAACCCTGGCGCGGATTGAAAGCAACAAGGACGGTATCGGCGTCTTTGGTCTGGCGTTTTATGAGAACAACACCGACAAGCTGCAGGTTGCAACCATGTCCGGTATCGTGCCTTCGACTGAAAGCATCTCAACCGGCGAATACCCTGTATCGCGCCCGCTGTTCTTCTACGTGAAGAAAGCCCACATCGGCGTGATCCCTGGCCTGAAAGAATATGCTGAGTTCTTCATCTCTGATGAGGTTGCCGGCCCTGATGGCCCCCTGTCCGAATATGGCCTGGTTGCTGACCCCGAGCTGAGCGAGACTCAGGATGCGGTTGCCAACGAAGCCACCATGGGCGGCAACTCCTAA
- a CDS encoding gamma carbonic anhydrase family protein yields the protein MTLYALGDHQPQLHPDTWVAPDANLIGQVVLEAGASVWFGCTIRADHEEIRICEGANVQENVVMHIDAGFPLTVGKNCTIGHKVMLHGCTIGENSLIGMGATVLNGARIGKNCLIGAGALITENKVIPDNSLVMGAPGKVVREVSEEQAQKLTLSALHYQENMRRFRAEMRPV from the coding sequence ATGACACTCTATGCTCTTGGTGATCACCAGCCACAGCTGCACCCCGATACCTGGGTTGCCCCCGATGCCAATCTGATTGGCCAGGTGGTGCTGGAGGCCGGGGCCTCGGTTTGGTTTGGCTGTACCATCCGCGCCGACCACGAAGAGATCCGCATCTGCGAAGGCGCAAATGTGCAGGAAAACGTGGTCATGCACATTGACGCGGGCTTTCCGCTGACCGTGGGCAAGAATTGCACCATTGGCCATAAGGTTATGCTGCATGGCTGCACCATCGGCGAAAACAGCCTGATCGGCATGGGCGCAACTGTTCTGAACGGCGCCAGGATTGGCAAGAACTGTCTGATTGGGGCAGGGGCCTTGATCACCGAAAACAAGGTGATTCCGGATAACTCTCTGGTGATGGGCGCACCAGGCAAGGTTGTGCGCGAGGTCTCTGAGGAACAGGCGCAGAAGCTCACCCTTAGTGCCTTGCATTATCAGGAAAACATGCGCCGCTTCCGCGCTGAAATGCGACCCGTCTAA
- a CDS encoding GlxA family transcriptional regulator, which translates to MQTQRKPVEASKEVTAEKRYVFVLLERFSMLSFASAIECLRIANRMAGQDLYSWTLLGEGGESVTCSAGTTFAVDGDLGELQRDDIILLCAGVNVQAAASKKLLAWLRREARKGVMVGGLCTASYVLAKAGLLDGKRATIHWENIDSFAEEFEEVTLTKSVFVIDNNRMSTAGGTSSIDLLLKLIANDHGEDLANAVADQLIYSSIRTDQDTQRLSVPTRIGVRHPKLSLVIQMMEANIEEPISPSVLAQDVGMSTRQLERLFRRYLNRSPKRYYMELRLQKARNLLMQTDMSVINVALACGFASPSHFSKCYRAHYDTTPYRERGSKSGAQ; encoded by the coding sequence ATGCAAACCCAAAGAAAACCGGTCGAAGCATCAAAAGAAGTTACGGCCGAAAAAAGATATGTATTTGTTTTATTAGAGAGATTTTCGATGCTCTCTTTTGCGTCGGCGATTGAATGCCTGCGCATCGCAAATCGCATGGCCGGTCAAGACCTCTATAGCTGGACATTGTTGGGTGAAGGTGGCGAAAGTGTTACCTGTTCTGCCGGGACCACCTTTGCGGTGGATGGTGATCTTGGTGAATTGCAGCGCGATGACATTATTCTGCTCTGCGCCGGGGTGAACGTTCAGGCCGCAGCCAGCAAAAAGCTGCTGGCCTGGCTGCGCCGCGAGGCCCGCAAAGGCGTGATGGTTGGCGGACTGTGCACCGCCTCTTATGTCCTGGCCAAAGCGGGATTGCTGGACGGGAAACGGGCAACCATCCACTGGGAAAACATCGACAGTTTTGCCGAAGAGTTCGAGGAAGTGACCCTCACCAAGTCTGTTTTTGTCATTGATAACAATCGCATGTCTACCGCTGGCGGGACCTCTTCTATTGACCTGTTGCTGAAACTCATTGCCAATGACCACGGCGAGGATCTGGCAAATGCCGTGGCCGACCAGTTGATCTATTCCTCTATCCGAACCGACCAGGACACCCAGCGCCTGTCGGTACCAACCCGCATCGGCGTGCGTCACCCTAAGCTGTCGCTGGTGATCCAAATGATGGAAGCCAATATCGAGGAGCCTATCAGCCCCTCCGTCTTGGCGCAGGATGTCGGGATGTCGACCCGGCAGCTCGAACGGCTGTTTCGTCGTTATCTAAACCGCAGTCCCAAACGCTATTATATGGAGCTGAGGTTGCAAAAGGCCCGTAATCTTTTGATGCAGACCGATATGAGCGTGATCAATGTGGCGCTGGCCTGCGGTTTTGCCTCTCCGTCGCATTTTTCCAAATGCTACCGGGCACATTACGACACCACCCCCTACCGCGAGCGCGGCAGCAAATCGGGCGCTCAGTGA
- a CDS encoding PAS domain-containing protein — protein MFFGGRKNSSQDKGDNKVVPMTNFRNTVPVSPMRQAEAYWTALRRGDDIPSRSQIDPRGLENILSQTFILERVAPGIARFRLAGQKVNEMAGMEVRGMPITAFFTPDARKQMSAALEHMFEAPAIVEVEMQTEGSRLRGRREARMLLLPLRSDLGDVSRALGVFVSEGNPTKTSQRFAITSIEMRAVAKNTDDTAFKAKSRSSDDVNAPNPAFAELQSRLASETSILQEARDLADRRLKKAARDTARAEAKSKSKGAHLRLVSSRDETPVS, from the coding sequence ATGTTTTTTGGCGGCAGAAAAAACTCTAGCCAGGACAAGGGTGACAACAAGGTGGTTCCCATGACGAATTTCCGTAACACCGTTCCGGTTTCCCCCATGCGTCAGGCAGAGGCCTATTGGACCGCACTGCGTCGCGGCGACGACATTCCCAGCCGGTCACAGATTGACCCGCGCGGGTTGGAGAACATTCTGTCCCAGACGTTCATTCTGGAACGTGTGGCCCCTGGTATCGCCCGTTTCCGTCTGGCTGGCCAAAAGGTCAACGAGATGGCAGGCATGGAGGTGCGCGGCATGCCGATCACCGCCTTTTTCACCCCGGATGCGCGCAAACAGATGAGCGCCGCACTAGAGCACATGTTTGAAGCCCCCGCCATTGTCGAGGTCGAGATGCAGACCGAAGGATCGCGTCTGCGTGGCCGTCGTGAGGCCCGCATGCTGCTGCTGCCACTGCGCAGTGACCTGGGCGATGTGAGCCGTGCGCTGGGTGTTTTTGTCTCCGAAGGCAACCCGACCAAAACATCGCAGCGTTTTGCAATCACCTCGATCGAAATGCGTGCCGTTGCCAAAAACACGGATGACACCGCGTTCAAGGCAAAGTCGCGCAGCTCGGATGATGTGAATGCGCCAAACCCCGCGTTTGCAGAATTGCAGTCCCGCCTCGCCTCTGAGACATCCATCCTGCAAGAGGCGCGTGATCTGGCCGATCGCAGGCTGAAAAAAGCGGCGCGTGATACCGCGCGGGCAGAGGCCAAAAGCAAATCAAAAGGGGCACATCTGCGGCTGGTCTCCAGCCGTGATGAAACGCCCGTTTCTTAA
- a CDS encoding ABC transporter ATP-binding protein has product MSEPFLIGDSMTGGYGKGPDILHDCTIAVNPGEIAVIVGPNGAGKSTAMKAVFGMLNVRSGAVRLGGEDITKLSPQDRVIKGMGFVPQTSNIFTSMTVEENLEMGAFIRTDDITGTLEQVYDLFPILRDKRNQPAGELSGGQRQQVAVGRALMTQPKVLMLDEPTAGVSPIVMDELFDRIIEVARTGLPILMVEQNAKQALEIADKGYVLVQGRNAYTGTGQELLADPEVRKSFLGG; this is encoded by the coding sequence ATGTCTGAACCTTTTTTGATTGGTGACAGCATGACTGGGGGATACGGCAAGGGGCCGGATATCCTGCATGACTGCACCATTGCTGTGAACCCCGGTGAAATTGCCGTGATTGTTGGCCCCAACGGGGCTGGCAAATCAACCGCGATGAAGGCGGTTTTTGGCATGCTGAATGTGCGCTCGGGCGCGGTGCGGTTGGGCGGTGAGGATATCACCAAGCTGAGCCCACAGGACCGGGTGATCAAAGGCATGGGCTTTGTGCCGCAAACCAGCAATATCTTTACCTCGATGACGGTGGAAGAGAACCTGGAGATGGGGGCGTTTATTCGCACCGATGACATCACAGGCACCCTGGAGCAGGTCTATGATCTGTTCCCGATCCTGCGCGACAAGCGCAACCAGCCCGCCGGTGAGCTGTCTGGTGGGCAACGCCAGCAGGTGGCTGTGGGGCGCGCGCTGATGACCCAGCCCAAGGTTTTGATGCTGGATGAGCCCACCGCCGGGGTGTCGCCCATCGTGATGGATGAGCTGTTTGACCGTATCATTGAGGTGGCCCGTACCGGATTGCCGATCCTGATGGTGGAACAAAACGCCAAGCAAGCGCTTGAGATCGCTGACAAAGGCTATGTTCTGGTGCAGGGGCGCAATGCCTATACCGGCACCGGGCAAGAGCTGCTGGCAGATCCCGAAGTACGCAAATCGTTTTTGGGGGGGTGA
- a CDS encoding ATP-binding protein gives MKQEVMAGFLEAIPMPCVLVDQTERFIGANKSGLALLGEQILGRHFATILRQPGVNAAIEKCLEDRGNRTARHLSNDGAQDTTYEVELRYIAGIGAVEGGAVLITFLDVTEREQANQMRRDFVANVSHELRTPLTALMGFIETLRGAARDDAAARDRFLTIMEGEASRMNRLVGDLLSLNRVESKERIRPKEEMDLVAHLSSTLKTMQPLAEAGNVSLSFTPPADPVMIMGDPDQLLQVFINLVENAIKYGGDQVNVTLELLERDPSLRAPAVRVQVIDNGAGIDPIHLPRLTERFYRADNHRSREMGGTGLGLAIVKHIVNRHRGRLRVESELGTGSCFSVTLPLS, from the coding sequence ATGAAACAAGAGGTGATGGCAGGTTTTCTGGAGGCAATTCCAATGCCTTGCGTCTTGGTTGATCAAACCGAGCGCTTTATCGGTGCCAATAAATCTGGGCTTGCCCTGTTGGGGGAGCAGATCCTTGGCCGCCATTTTGCGACAATCCTGCGACAACCAGGTGTCAACGCAGCAATTGAGAAATGTCTGGAGGATCGCGGCAATCGCACCGCCAGGCATCTGTCAAACGATGGCGCGCAGGACACCACCTACGAGGTTGAACTGCGGTATATTGCCGGTATCGGCGCTGTCGAAGGCGGCGCGGTACTGATCACCTTCCTGGATGTGACCGAACGCGAACAGGCCAACCAGATGCGGCGAGATTTTGTCGCCAATGTCAGCCACGAGTTGCGCACCCCGCTGACGGCCCTGATGGGGTTTATCGAAACCCTGCGCGGGGCGGCGCGCGATGACGCGGCGGCGCGGGATCGCTTCCTGACGATCATGGAAGGCGAAGCCAGCCGGATGAACCGTCTGGTGGGCGATCTGTTGTCATTGAACCGCGTGGAGAGCAAAGAGCGCATTCGCCCCAAGGAGGAGATGGACCTGGTGGCGCATCTCAGCTCGACGCTCAAGACCATGCAGCCCCTTGCTGAGGCTGGGAATGTCAGCCTCAGCTTTACCCCTCCCGCGGATCCGGTGATGATCATGGGCGATCCCGATCAGTTGCTGCAGGTCTTTATCAACCTGGTTGAGAACGCCATTAAATATGGCGGCGATCAGGTAAATGTGACCCTTGAGTTGCTGGAGCGGGATCCATCGCTTCGCGCCCCGGCCGTGCGGGTGCAGGTCATTGACAATGGCGCGGGCATTGACCCGATCCATCTGCCACGGCTGACAGAGCGGTTTTATCGCGCCGACAATCACCGCTCCCGCGAAATGGGTGGCACCGGGTTGGGGCTGGCCATCGTCAAACATATCGTCAACCGCCACCGTGGCCGGTTGCGGGTGGAAAGCGAGCTAGGGACGGGAAGCTGTTTTTCGGTGACTTTACCACTGTCCTGA
- a CDS encoding YicC/YloC family endoribonuclease, whose product MNIRSMTGFASGQGRLGAHSWSWEMRSVNAKGLDLRLRVPDWLDGLEVHLRRVMGNKLARGNVSLGLRINRGEDAAGTLTLNKPLLSSVLTALAEAEALAQSAGVDLSVTSGADLLSIRGVLETTAPEDDPAPLVAALKKEFERLLAEFVQMREAEGAALERVLRNQLAEVRRLTQLAANCAEARRPLVAEALKANLAKVLENSDGADANRVALELAMLAVKSDVTEEIDRLAAHVLAAEDLLTTGDSVGRKFDFLMQEFNREANTLCSKALNSDLTSVGLELKAVIDQMREQVQNIE is encoded by the coding sequence ATGAACATACGAAGCATGACCGGGTTTGCCTCGGGGCAGGGGCGACTTGGGGCCCATAGCTGGAGCTGGGAGATGCGGTCGGTCAACGCCAAGGGGCTTGATCTGCGGCTGCGGGTGCCGGACTGGCTGGATGGGCTGGAAGTGCACCTGCGCAGGGTCATGGGCAACAAACTGGCGCGGGGCAATGTCTCGCTCGGGCTGCGTATTAACCGGGGAGAAGACGCTGCCGGAACGCTCACTCTGAACAAACCCTTGCTGAGCTCGGTGCTCACCGCCCTGGCCGAGGCCGAGGCGCTGGCCCAGTCGGCGGGGGTGGATCTGTCGGTCACATCCGGCGCGGATCTGCTGTCTATTCGCGGGGTGCTGGAGACCACCGCACCCGAGGATGATCCGGCGCCCCTGGTTGCCGCGTTAAAAAAGGAATTCGAAAGACTTTTGGCCGAATTCGTTCAAATGCGTGAAGCCGAAGGGGCAGCCTTGGAGCGGGTTTTGCGGAATCAACTGGCCGAAGTGCGGCGTTTGACCCAATTGGCGGCAAACTGTGCCGAAGCGCGCCGCCCCCTGGTGGCCGAGGCGCTCAAGGCGAATCTGGCCAAGGTATTGGAAAACTCTGACGGGGCAGATGCCAATCGGGTTGCCCTGGAATTGGCGATGCTGGCCGTAAAATCCGACGTTACCGAAGAAATCGACAGGCTTGCGGCCCATGTCCTGGCCGCCGAAGATCTGCTGACCACCGGGGATTCGGTGGGGCGCAAGTTTGATTTCCTGATGCAGGAATTCAACCGCGAGGCCAATACGCTCTGTTCAAAAGCGCTTAACAGTGACTTGACCTCGGTGGGGCTAGAGTTGAAAGCAGTGATCGACCAAATGCGCGAACAAGTGCAAAATATAGAATAA
- a CDS encoding class II 3-deoxy-7-phosphoheptulonate synthase has product MSEWQKASWRNKPRVQMPDYTDAAALGAVEAQLSNYPPLVFAGEARRLKQHLAAAGRGEAFLLQGGDCAESFEQFSADAIRDTFKVMLQMAMVLTYGAKVPVVKVGRMAGQFAKPRSAPTETLDGVELPSYRGDIINDLGFTEASRIPDPKRMLQAYTQAAATLNLLRAFSTGGYADVNQVHAWTLGFTEGEKAQSYRDMANRITDTLDFMKAAGVNNDASHALQTVEFYTSHEGLLLEYEEALTRLDSTSGKWLAGSGHMLWIGDRTRQPDGAHVEFCRGVLNPIGMKCGPTTSAEDLKVLMQRLNPENEEGRLTLIARFGAGKVAEHLPRLVKAVEEEGAKVTWVCDPMHGNTIKSSTGYKTRPFESVLREVQDFFAVHSAEGTIPGGVHFEMTGQDVTECTGGVRAVTDENLSDRYHTACDPRLNASQSLELAFLVAEELSDLRNKRRSRSAEAS; this is encoded by the coding sequence ATGAGTGAGTGGCAAAAAGCATCCTGGCGCAACAAACCCCGCGTGCAGATGCCTGACTATACCGACGCCGCGGCCCTCGGTGCCGTTGAAGCGCAGCTTTCAAATTATCCGCCACTGGTCTTTGCCGGCGAAGCACGTCGCTTGAAACAACATCTTGCAGCGGCGGGCCGTGGCGAGGCGTTTTTGTTGCAGGGCGGTGACTGCGCCGAAAGTTTTGAGCAGTTCAGCGCGGATGCCATCCGCGACACCTTTAAGGTGATGCTGCAGATGGCCATGGTTCTGACCTATGGTGCCAAGGTTCCGGTGGTCAAAGTCGGTCGTATGGCCGGCCAGTTTGCCAAACCCCGCAGCGCGCCAACGGAAACCCTGGATGGGGTGGAACTGCCCAGTTATCGCGGTGACATCATCAACGATCTTGGCTTTACCGAAGCCTCGCGTATTCCGGATCCCAAGCGGATGTTGCAAGCCTACACCCAGGCGGCGGCAACCCTGAACCTGTTGCGGGCATTTTCCACCGGTGGCTATGCCGATGTAAACCAGGTGCACGCCTGGACCTTGGGCTTTACCGAGGGCGAAAAAGCCCAGAGCTACCGTGACATGGCCAATCGCATCACCGATACGCTGGACTTCATGAAGGCGGCGGGCGTGAACAATGATGCCTCGCATGCGCTGCAGACTGTAGAATTCTACACCAGCCACGAAGGCCTGCTGCTGGAATACGAAGAGGCGCTGACCCGTCTGGATTCGACCTCTGGCAAATGGCTTGCGGGCTCCGGTCATATGCTTTGGATCGGGGATCGTACCCGCCAGCCCGATGGCGCCCATGTGGAATTCTGCCGTGGGGTGCTGAACCCCATCGGCATGAAATGTGGCCCAACGACATCCGCCGAAGACCTGAAGGTGCTGATGCAACGCCTGAACCCGGAAAACGAAGAGGGCCGTCTGACGCTGATCGCCCGCTTTGGTGCCGGCAAGGTGGCAGAGCATCTGCCGCGTCTGGTCAAGGCGGTTGAGGAAGAAGGCGCCAAGGTCACCTGGGTCTGCGATCCAATGCATGGCAACACGATAAAATCCTCCACCGGCTACAAAACCCGTCCCTTTGAAAGCGTTCTGCGCGAAGTGCAGGACTTCTTTGCGGTCCATTCCGCCGAAGGCACTATTCCGGGGGGCGTACATTTTGAGATGACAGGGCAGGATGTAACCGAATGCACCGGTGGTGTTCGGGCGGTGACGGATGAAAACCTGAGTGATCGTTACCACACCGCCTGTGATCCGCGTCTCAACGCCAGCCAATCCCTGGAACTGGCCTTCCTGGTTGCAGAAGAATTGTCAGACCTGCGCAACAAGCGCCGGTCGCGCAGCGCCGAAGCCAGCTAA